CTCCCGGTCGGCGAAGCGGATCGCGTTGGCGCCCACGATTCTGGCGAGGTTCGCGGTGCTCATACCGCGCCCTCCCGCTCCCGCAGCTTCGTCTTGAGGACCTTGCCCGAGTCGTTGCGCGGGAGCGCGTCGACGATGGCGATGTACTTGGGCACTTTGAACTTGGCCAGGTTGTCCAGGCAGTGCCGCCGGATGTCCTCGGCCGCGTCCGGGTCGGGCTCGCGCAGGATGACGAACGCCTTGGGGACCTCGTCCCACTTCTCGTCCGGAACGCCGATGACGGCGACCTCCGCCACCCGCGGGTGCGCGGCGATGACCCGCTCGACCTCGGCGCCGGCGATGTTCTCCCCGCCGGACTTGATGAGGTCCGCGCGGCGGTCGACGAACCACAGGTAGCCGTCCTCGTCGATCCGGCCGACGTCGCCGGTGCGGAACCAGCCGTCCCGGCGGGTGCGCCGGTCGGCCTCCTCGTCGTTCCAGTAGCCGGGCGAGACCTTGTCCCCGCGCACGATGATCTCGCCCTCGACGCCGGGCGGCACCTGCCGGAAGTCCTCGTCGACGATGCGTATGTGGACGCCGGGGAACGGCGCCCCGAGCGCCCCGAGCTTGGACTCCTCGTGGGCGGCGTCCATGTAGCAGACGCCGTTGCACAGCTCGGTCATGCCGAACGTGTCGACGGTGCGCACATGTGGGAACATGCGCTTCACCCGGCGGCGGACGTCCGGAGCCACCCCGGCGAACAGCAGGTAGCGCAGGGAGCCGAAATCCGGACACGGGTCGAGCTCCATGATGCCGAACAGGATTTGCGCGGCCAGAACCATCCCCGTGATGCGCTCCTCGGCGGCGATGCGGGCGATGTCACCGGCCTTGAACGACGGCGTGAGGACCATCGTGGCCCCGGCGACGAAGGTGGCGAGCCCCGGGGCCTCCAGGCCGCTGACGTGGAACAGGGGGGCGGAGATGAGGATTCGGTCGGCCTGGGTGAGCTCCAGTTCGAGAACCTGGGCCCGGTGGTTGGCGATCAGGTTGCCGTAGGTGTGTATGACGCCCTTGGGCCTGGCCGTGGTACCGGACGTGTAGAGGAGCCGGTTGATGTCGTCCGGGCTCTTCTCGGCGTCGTCCACGCGGACACCCGGCGGCTGCGCGCCGAGGAGCTCGTCGAGGCGCGGCCCGCCCGCGGTCGTGTCCCGCCCGTTCGCGATGACGAGCCGCAGGCCGGTTTTCGCCTTCACCTGTTCGGCGTCGGCGCGGAAGTCGTCGTCGTGGAGCAGGCAGGTTATGCCGGCGTGGTCGATGACGTACGCCTGCTCGGCGGCGTGCAGCCGCCAGTTGAGCGGCACCGCGATGGCGCCGATGCGGCTGAGGGCCAGCAGTTCCAGGACGTAGGTGGCGGTGTTGCGGCCGAGGATGCCGACCATGTCCGCCGCCGTGATCCCGGCGTCGCGCAGCGCGGCGGCATGCCGGTCGACGTCGGCGTCCAGCTCCGCGTACGTCCAGCGCCGGCCGTCGGCAACGAGCGCTTCGCGGTCCGCGCGGCGCAGTGCCTGCACCCGGAGCGTCTCGCTGAAGTTGCTCGTCGCCATCAGGCCGTCGTCTCCTCCTTGCGGAAGGCCCGGATGTCCTCCCGGCTGGGCAGGCTGACGAACTCCAGCAGGTTGCCGTCCAGGTCCCGGGCCGCGAACGCCGTGATGTACCCGTACTTCTCCAGAAGGACCTCGCGCGGCGGGCCGATGCACTCGGCGCCGAGGCCCGAGAGCCGCTCGTAGACCTCGTCGATCTCGTCGCGCGGCACCTGGAAGCTCAACAGGAACGGGCCGAGCTCGCGGTGCCCGGCCGTCGCCGTGCGCTCTTTCGGCCCGTTCCACTCGATGAGTTCGAGCTGGCCGATCTGGCTCGGGCCCTGGAGGTACTGGACCTTGCCGGTCGTTCCCTCCGGAAGCCCGAGCGACTCCTCGATTCCGGGTCCGCCGACATCGGTGCGCAGCGTCTTGCGGTAACCGAGGGCCTTCTCGTAGAAATCGGCGGCGCGATCGAGGTCCGAGACGGTCATGGCCACATGGTGGATCTCGCTGACGGGCATGCGATTCCCCTCCTCTGGACGGACGTGTTGACAGGCATGTCTGATGGGCTGGAAGTCGGGACTAGGCGCCCAGGACCTTCATGATGAGCGCGACCTCGTCCTCGCCGCTGCGGGGGACGATGTAGTCCTCGATCGAGCAGATCTCCTCGATCGACTCCGCGACGTCGCCGGGCGAGGCCGGCTCCGGCCCCGAGTACCAGCCGGGCGTCACACCGAGGAAGATCCGCCCGACGCGGCCGCCGCCGACGGTGAGGATGTGCCGGTTCAGCTCGCACCGCTCGGACGCCAGGAACGTCGCGACCGCCGCGACGTGCCGCGGGTCGAACCGGTCGGCCAGGTCGCCGAGCATGCCCTCGGTCATCCGCGTCGCCGCGGTCGGCGACAGCGTGTTGACGCAGATCCCGTGCCGGGCGCCCTCCAGCGACAGCACGTTCATCAGCCCGATGAGGCCCGCCTTGGCGGCGGCGTAGCTGGACTGCCCGAACGTCCCCAGCAACCCGGACGCCGAAGTGGTGAGCACGATGCGCCCGTAGCGCTGCTCGACCATGTGCTTCCACGCCGGGCGCAGCACGTTGAACGCGCCCCCAAGGTGCACGTCGAGGACGGCGGTGACGTCCTCGTCGGTCATCTTGCCGAAGGTGCGGTCCCGCAGGATCCCGGCGTTGTGGATGACCGCGTCCACACGACCGAACTCCTCCATCGCCCGCCGCACCAGCGCGGCGCCGCCCTCGACCGTCGCCACGGAGTCGGTGGACGCGACGGCGGTGCCGCCCAGCGCGCGGATCTCCTGAACGACCTGCTCGGCGGCGCCCGAGGAGCCCGTCCCGTCGACGGCCCCGCCGACGTCGTTGACGACCACGCGGGCACCGTGCTCGGCCAGCATGAACGCGTGCGCGCGGCCGATGCCGTGGCCGGCCCCGGTGACGATCACGACCCGTCCGTCGAACCCGACCGGCCCGCTCATCGCTCGCTCCCCAGGACCGCAACAAACGCGACCGACGAACCGGGCTGGCCGCCCAGGTTCTGCGCGACGGCGAGCCTGGCATCGGCCACCTGACGCTCGCCTGCCTCGCCGCGCAACTGGGTGAAGCATTCGAACATCATGCGCAGGCCGGTGGCGCCGATCGGGTGGCCGAAGGACTTCAGGCCGCCGTCGGTGTTGACGGGAAGGGCGCCGCCGAGGTCGTAGCGGCCGTCCAGGACGTCGCGCCAGGCCTTGCCGCGCTCGGAGAACCCGAGGTCCTCCATGAGGACGACCTCGGTCGGGGTGAAGCAGTCGTGCACCTCGGCGAGCGAGATCTGCGTCGCCGGGTCGGTCACTCCGGCCTGCTCGTAGGCCTCCTCGGCGGCGGTGACGACCTCGGGGAACGTCGTGAAGTCGTACCCGGTGGCGGCGAGCCCGGCCCCGGACCCGGCCACGAAGCTCATGCCCTTCAGGTAGACGGGCTTGTCGGTGTACTTGTGGGCGTCCTCGGCACGGACGATGACGGCCGCCGCGGCCCCGTCGGAGACCCCGGAGCAGTCCATCACGCCGAGCGGGCCCGCGACGCGCGGCGACCGCTCGACGACCTCGGGCGTGACCGCCTTCTGGAATTGGGCGCGCCTGTTGAGCGCCCCGTTGGCGTGGTTCTTCACCGCGACGTGCGTCAGCGCGCCGCGCATGTCGCGGTCGCCCACGCCGTAGGCCTTCTGGTAGGCGGGCACCAGAAGCGAGAACCCCGCCGGTGCCGTCCAGTCGACGTCGGTCCCGTCCGCGGGCGGCAGCACCGCCGACAGGCCGGACTGTGAGCTGTCCTTGAGCTTTTCGACGCCGGTGGCCATGACGACGTCGTAGGCGCCGGAGGCGACGCCGAAGACGGCGTTGCGGAAGGACTCCGACCCGGTCGCGCAGTAGTTCTCCACGCGGGTCACGGGCTTGCCGACCAGGCGCAGCGGCCGGGCGAGGACCTGACCGGACAGGCCCGTCCCCTGGGTGCCGACCCAGAAGGCGTCGATGTCGTCCAGCGAGAGCCCCGGCAGGGATGCCATGCATTCGCCGACGGCGTCGACGAGGAGGTCGTCGGCCGAGGAGCCCCAATGGTCGCCGAACGGTGTGCAGCCCATCGCGACGATGGCGACGTCGTGGGCCATGCGTCTAGTCGTCATTGGTCGTGGCCTCCCACGGACGGAGCTTCCAGAAGTAGTTGTGAATCGCATCGGTGGTCCAGAGGCGGCGGAACGTGGGCCGCATCGTCATGCCCACGGTGACGGCCTCGGGGACGACGTCGGTCGCGTAGGCGTTGAGGCGGCCGCCGCCGGTGCCCTCGACCTCGACGTCCGCCACGACGATCGCGACCTCGGCGTCGGGCATGGTCGTCAGACGGTCGCGGGTGACCGAGACGACGGTCGCGACACGGTCGCGCAGAGAGACCCTGTTCATCGGGACACTGCCCGCCTCGTCCGCACCGACACCGCCGCACGATGCGCAGGCCCGGGCGGGCGGGGTGGTGATGCCGCCGCAGGCGTCGCAGAGCGCACCCTCAAGCCGGTACTTCCACCCGGCCCGGCGGTACATCGGCGGAGCGGCCGGAGACGGCGCGTCCGGCCGCGCCGGGCCCTGCACGTCGAGCAGGCCGCGCCAGTGCAGGTACCGGCCGTAGCCGAGGCGCTCCCGGCCGGCGAGCTGCTCGCGCACCGGACGGCCGGCGCGCGCGGACCGGACGCCGTCGCCGACGCGGAACACGAACGCGTCCGCGCCCTCGGCCGCCGACAGCAGCAGGATCGTCTGGCCGGGCTCGGCGGTGTCGAGGGTCGCCGCGAGCAGCAGCCCGAGGTGCGCGGCGCCGGTGTACCCGGTCTGCCGCTCGACCTCGGCGTCTGCGCCGGAACCGCCGAGGGCGCGACGGAGCACCGCGGCCGCGCGGGCGTTGGGGGACGCGACGGCCACGTGGTCGGCGGCGTCCAGACCTGCGTCGGCCAGGGCCCGCTGCGCGGCCTCCCGGGCGGCGGCGACCAAGACCTCGGCGGTGAACCGCTCGTCCCAGACGCGGTCGTGCCGTTCGCCGGGCAGCCGCCACCGGTCCAGCACCTCGGCGGTCCGTCCCGTGCGGGCGAGCAGGACGGCCGCGGCGTCGCCCGCGGTGAACGCCGCGGCGGCGTCGCCCTGCGCGAGCTCATCGGGCGCGTGCGGCCGGGTCATGCGGACGTCGCTGACCGCCGCAACGCCGCCGGCCCGCACCATCAGGTCGAGCGCGGTCGCCCCTGACCTGTTTCCGTGCAGGTCGGCGGCGACCACGGCGGGGTCCAGGCCGAGGGCCGCGTGCACGATCCCGGCCGAGGTCTTGCCGTCGTAGGGCGCGCTGGTCGTGGCCAGGACGAGCCGGTCGCCCGCGGAGGCGCCGGCGGTGATCTCCCGTAGCGCCTCGACCGCCATCGTCACGGCGTCCTCGTCGTAGGCCGCGACGCTGCGGACGGGGGCGCCGGGGCGCGGCTCGGCGCCCTCGAGGCTGTTGCTGGCCAGCGCGTACGCGGGCAGGTACGCCGCGTACGCGCCGATGCCGTTCTGCTCGGGCATGGAAGGGTCGTGCCTCCTCTAGGTCCAGGTCGGGATGGCCGCCAGCAGGCGGCGGGTGTAGTCGTGCTCCGGCCGGTCGAGGACCTGCATCGCCGGCCCCTGCTCGACGACGCGGCCGCTCTTCATGACCGCGATGCGGTCGCACAGGTCGCTGGCGAGCATCAGGTCGTGGGTGACGAACAGCAGGCCGAT
The sequence above is drawn from the Actinomadura hallensis genome and encodes:
- a CDS encoding SDR family NAD(P)-dependent oxidoreductase produces the protein MSGPVGFDGRVVIVTGAGHGIGRAHAFMLAEHGARVVVNDVGGAVDGTGSSGAAEQVVQEIRALGGTAVASTDSVATVEGGAALVRRAMEEFGRVDAVIHNAGILRDRTFGKMTDEDVTAVLDVHLGGAFNVLRPAWKHMVEQRYGRIVLTTSASGLLGTFGQSSYAAAKAGLIGLMNVLSLEGARHGICVNTLSPTAATRMTEGMLGDLADRFDPRHVAAVATFLASERCELNRHILTVGGGRVGRIFLGVTPGWYSGPEPASPGDVAESIEEICSIEDYIVPRSGEDEVALIMKVLGA
- a CDS encoding hydroxymethylglutaryl-CoA synthase, with amino-acid sequence MPEQNGIGAYAAYLPAYALASNSLEGAEPRPGAPVRSVAAYDEDAVTMAVEALREITAGASAGDRLVLATTSAPYDGKTSAGIVHAALGLDPAVVAADLHGNRSGATALDLMVRAGGVAAVSDVRMTRPHAPDELAQGDAAAAFTAGDAAAVLLARTGRTAEVLDRWRLPGERHDRVWDERFTAEVLVAAAREAAQRALADAGLDAADHVAVASPNARAAAVLRRALGGSGADAEVERQTGYTGAAHLGLLLAATLDTAEPGQTILLLSAAEGADAFVFRVGDGVRSARAGRPVREQLAGRERLGYGRYLHWRGLLDVQGPARPDAPSPAAPPMYRRAGWKYRLEGALCDACGGITTPPARACASCGGVGADEAGSVPMNRVSLRDRVATVVSVTRDRLTTMPDAEVAIVVADVEVEGTGGGRLNAYATDVVPEAVTVGMTMRPTFRRLWTTDAIHNYFWKLRPWEATTNDD
- a CDS encoding class I adenylate-forming enzyme family protein; its protein translation is MATSNFSETLRVQALRRADREALVADGRRWTYAELDADVDRHAAALRDAGITAADMVGILGRNTATYVLELLALSRIGAIAVPLNWRLHAAEQAYVIDHAGITCLLHDDDFRADAEQVKAKTGLRLVIANGRDTTAGGPRLDELLGAQPPGVRVDDAEKSPDDINRLLYTSGTTARPKGVIHTYGNLIANHRAQVLELELTQADRILISAPLFHVSGLEAPGLATFVAGATMVLTPSFKAGDIARIAAEERITGMVLAAQILFGIMELDPCPDFGSLRYLLFAGVAPDVRRRVKRMFPHVRTVDTFGMTELCNGVCYMDAAHEESKLGALGAPFPGVHIRIVDEDFRQVPPGVEGEIIVRGDKVSPGYWNDEEADRRTRRDGWFRTGDVGRIDEDGYLWFVDRRADLIKSGGENIAGAEVERVIAAHPRVAEVAVIGVPDEKWDEVPKAFVILREPDPDAAEDIRRHCLDNLAKFKVPKYIAIVDALPRNDSGKVLKTKLREREGAV
- a CDS encoding acetyl-CoA acetyltransferase, whose amino-acid sequence is MTTRRMAHDVAIVAMGCTPFGDHWGSSADDLLVDAVGECMASLPGLSLDDIDAFWVGTQGTGLSGQVLARPLRLVGKPVTRVENYCATGSESFRNAVFGVASGAYDVVMATGVEKLKDSSQSGLSAVLPPADGTDVDWTAPAGFSLLVPAYQKAYGVGDRDMRGALTHVAVKNHANGALNRRAQFQKAVTPEVVERSPRVAGPLGVMDCSGVSDGAAAAVIVRAEDAHKYTDKPVYLKGMSFVAGSGAGLAATGYDFTTFPEVVTAAEEAYEQAGVTDPATQISLAEVHDCFTPTEVVLMEDLGFSERGKAWRDVLDGRYDLGGALPVNTDGGLKSFGHPIGATGLRMMFECFTQLRGEAGERQVADARLAVAQNLGGQPGSSVAFVAVLGSER
- a CDS encoding VOC family protein, whose amino-acid sequence is MPVSEIHHVAMTVSDLDRAADFYEKALGYRKTLRTDVGGPGIEESLGLPEGTTGKVQYLQGPSQIGQLELIEWNGPKERTATAGHRELGPFLLSFQVPRDEIDEVYERLSGLGAECIGPPREVLLEKYGYITAFAARDLDGNLLEFVSLPSREDIRAFRKEETTA